The Rhinoderma darwinii isolate aRhiDar2 chromosome 11, aRhiDar2.hap1, whole genome shotgun sequence genome window below encodes:
- the CALY gene encoding neuron-specific vesicular protein calcyon, whose protein sequence is MVQLGTRLTEKGDNEQGLGEDKVPLIAPLDVNQLEQPFPDKLIVKTRTEYLLQQKKRKIHVPGIKRLNINLYDEVSEKVKLTGLILITMVFLACLLMLVMYKALWYEQLTCPEGFIFKHKHCSPTDLEMYYSQQEAGPRGALYTAITQAKKTLPDLPSPWLPVINALKEAEKGKRELGAAQQ, encoded by the exons ATGGTACAACTGGGAACCCGCTTGACAGAGAAAGGGGACAATGAACAAGGCCTGGGTGAGGACAAGGTACCTTTGATAGCACCTTTAGATGTCAACCAACTGGAGCAACCTTTTCCTGACAAG CTCATTGTAAAGACAAGAACTGAGTATCTGCTTCAGCAGAAGAAGAGGAAGATTCATGTTCCAGGCATAAAGAGACTGAACATCAACCTTTATGATGAGGTTTCCGAGAaagtcaag CTGACTGGCCTGATCCTGATCACCATGGTGTTCCTCGCTTGCCTATTGATGTTGGTGATGTACAAAGCTTTGTGGTATGAACAACTCACCTGTCCTGAAGGATTCATTTTTAAG CACAAGCACTGCTCTCCAACAGATCTGGAAATGTATTATTCACAACAAGAAGCCGGACCACGAGGTGCTCTCTACACGGCCATAACACAGGCCAAGAAGACCCTCCCAGACTTGCCATCCCCCTGGCTACCAGTCATCAATGCTCTAAAGGAGGCAGAAAAGGGCAAAAGAGAGCTAGGCGCAGCTCAGCAGTGA